Proteins found in one Solitalea lacus genomic segment:
- a CDS encoding tetratricopeptide repeat protein: MRQLVIYFLFLLIPIASIAQKSTDEALAMDFFRNGEFQKAADLYEEIYNKTGSEPSFNSLISCLLKLKQFDKAEKSAHKQVKRNPGVLRYQVDLGTIYKQSGNSAKAKEQFNKVINEINADMFTITDIGQKFYSLAEFDYAIATFKKGRQVMGNETLFTYDLTRLYNLKQDKAAVIEEALTQIAGNPTFISQSKSILLSSLQEEKDFDELKSVLQKKINKDSKNPELAELMIWLLLQRNDFQTALDKAIAYNKNFNEDGERLLTVGNAAAHAEKYEIATRAFAAIASATPRSPLYEEAKLALISAKNKKITSGNYTQEDLISLENDYQQAILEFGKSNETLYIIKELAQLKAYYLNKINEAIKLLEEALKTPRISTSLQSELKLDLGDTYILAGDVWEATLLYGQVDKALRDNPLGQEARFRSARLSFWNGDFEWAKAQLDVLKASTSQLFANDALNLSLLIGSNMGPDSTNKPLRIYAQADLALFKNQLTSAKNKLDSLKSLFPGHPLEDDILMAEAKICLKKGEIQAAEKKLNEIAERFSYDIWGDDALFMLADLNENQLGNKTKAQELYEKLLTQYPGSLYVLEARKRFRTLRGDVIN, encoded by the coding sequence ATGCGTCAACTTGTTATTTATTTCTTATTTCTGCTCATCCCAATAGCTTCGATTGCTCAAAAAAGTACAGACGAAGCATTGGCGATGGATTTTTTCCGTAATGGAGAATTTCAAAAAGCAGCAGATTTATATGAAGAAATTTATAATAAAACAGGTTCAGAGCCCAGCTTCAACTCTTTAATTAGCTGTCTTTTAAAACTTAAACAATTTGATAAAGCTGAAAAAAGCGCCCACAAACAGGTAAAACGCAACCCAGGAGTATTACGCTACCAGGTTGACTTAGGCACCATATATAAACAAAGTGGAAACTCTGCTAAAGCTAAAGAACAGTTTAACAAAGTTATTAATGAGATCAATGCCGATATGTTTACCATTACTGATATCGGGCAGAAATTTTATTCTTTAGCAGAATTCGACTATGCAATTGCCACCTTTAAAAAAGGCCGGCAAGTAATGGGAAATGAAACGCTGTTTACTTATGACCTAACCCGCCTATACAATCTAAAGCAGGACAAGGCTGCTGTAATTGAAGAAGCCTTAACTCAAATTGCAGGCAACCCAACTTTCATTAGTCAATCAAAAAGCATCTTATTAAGTTCATTGCAAGAAGAAAAGGACTTTGACGAATTAAAATCCGTTCTTCAAAAGAAAATAAACAAAGACAGCAAAAATCCTGAATTAGCGGAGCTAATGATTTGGCTCCTCTTACAACGAAATGATTTTCAAACAGCACTTGATAAAGCCATTGCTTATAACAAAAACTTCAATGAAGATGGCGAGCGGTTGTTAACCGTAGGCAATGCTGCTGCTCATGCCGAAAAATATGAAATAGCGACACGTGCCTTCGCTGCTATTGCCTCGGCAACACCAAGGAGCCCATTGTATGAAGAGGCTAAACTGGCTTTAATCAGTGCCAAAAATAAAAAAATCACGAGCGGTAATTATACACAAGAGGACCTGATTTCACTAGAGAATGATTACCAACAGGCAATTCTGGAGTTTGGAAAGAGCAATGAAACCTTATATATAATTAAGGAACTGGCTCAATTAAAAGCTTATTATTTAAACAAAATCAATGAAGCGATAAAGTTATTGGAAGAGGCTCTTAAAACGCCAAGAATCTCTACTTCTTTACAATCGGAGTTAAAGCTGGATTTAGGAGATACGTATATTTTAGCCGGTGATGTTTGGGAAGCAACTCTGCTATATGGCCAAGTTGACAAAGCTCTTCGTGACAATCCTTTAGGCCAAGAAGCTCGCTTTCGTAGCGCACGGCTCTCTTTTTGGAACGGCGATTTTGAATGGGCCAAAGCACAGCTTGATGTTCTCAAAGCTTCTACTTCCCAACTTTTTGCCAATGATGCCCTTAACTTATCATTGTTAATTGGTTCTAATATGGGGCCTGATAGTACCAACAAGCCTTTAAGAATATATGCTCAAGCAGATTTGGCACTCTTCAAAAATCAACTAACAAGTGCCAAAAACAAATTGGATAGTTTAAAGTCACTTTTCCCCGGACATCCCCTTGAAGATGATATTTTAATGGCTGAAGCAAAAATTTGTTTAAAAAAAGGTGAAATCCAGGCTGCCGAAAAGAAACTTAACGAAATCGCTGAACGTTTCAGTTATGACATTTGGGGCGATGATGCCCTTTTCATGCTTGCTGACTTAAATGAAAATCAATTAGGTAACAAAACCAAAGCCCAGGAGCTTTACGAAAAATTGTTGACCCAATATCCTGGTAGTTTATATGTTTTGGAAGCTCGTAAGCGATTCAGAACATTAAGAGGAGACGTCATAAACTAA